Below is a window of Solanum stenotomum isolate F172 chromosome 7, ASM1918654v1, whole genome shotgun sequence DNA.
TTCCTGACCATTTGATTTCAAGGAGAGCAAGCATGCATAGGGTGATTGTGATTGCTAGCAAGAACACCAAGAAGGTGACATTGAGGGATTGCACAATGAATTTTCCTGAGAAGAGTGAAAGTGCAGGCAAGAGACAATAGACAAGGAGGAAAATGGAAGTAAACGGATACATCCCCACGTTGAAATACGCCACTCTCTGAAGGAACTTCATTCTTGGGCTTGCAAATAGTGCATTGTTGCGAGAGAAGAAGATTTCGACTGAACCTGTTGCCCATCTGAGAACTTGGATGAGCCTATCAGTTAGATTGATTGGTGCTGTCCCTCGAAATGCATCTCTTTTTGTGACACAGTAAATTGATCTCCAGCCTCTATTATGCATCCTGTAACCTGTCACGACATCTTCCGTGATCGAACCATATATCCATCCTACTCTGTTGCCCCATTCAGTTTTGTCCTCATAATAGCAACTTATGACACCTACAGCCTCAGCAAGTGCTGAAGCATCCAATGGCTCGCGATGTACAGCAAGTGAACCTGCTGGCCTTCCTTGGCAACCTTTGCCTCTCAACTCATGGAGCAGCCTCCCTCCAAATTCAGCTACAGCAATAGAGTCCACCAATGGAATGGAGTTTCCAAACTGTTTTGTAAGCAAAGATCTGCTTACTTCCTCCTCATCATCTTTATTCCCAATCATTGGCAAAAACATCTCATCATCCTCTTGATCCTTTTGTATATTAGGTTTCCTCAAAAGCTTTCGAGTCTTCCTGCTACCAAACCATCCACGATGTTCAGTTGCTCTTGGTGGACTAAAACCATAAAGAGCAATTCTTCGGAAAATGCAGCCTGTTCCTACATACATTGGACCCTGCAAACCATCCAGTGCTCTCATGCCAACATCAAAGAAAACTGTATTGTGGTTTGCATATCGATCATTTGGATCAACACCCTCAAACCTCTGAGGGAACTGAACATAACAGATCCTGTCACCCCCTTTGTCAAGCATAAAGCACATTCCCTCTCTCAGAGCCAATGAGTTGTAGATGTAATGGTCACAATCAAGATTGAGAATGAATGCACCATTTGACATTATTGCACTGGCTCGAACTAAAGCATTCATCGCTCCAGCTTTCTTGTTGTGATCAAAACCAGGTCTCTTTTCTCTGGAAACATAAACCAGCATTGGCAATCTGACATCAACATCTGTTGTGTCAATCATGTTCTTCTCGTCTGCTTCATTCCCATAAAGTGGCTCTGCATTTGGAGGAACCAACATGATCTGCAACAAACAAAGTTCAGGAACTCAGCAAAAGAGTTGGAAGtaaaaaatttcacatttaatgTGAACTTGAAAGACAAAGTACTAATCCTAGATGATACAAGATTTCTTGCTCcattgtttcaatttgtttgtgttagtttcctttttagtccggTTCAAAAAAAAACTCTTCCCTTTTTTTACAACTCTTTAGTTGTATTACATGACACCACAAGTTTCAGACATTTTGATACGTTCTACgtatctttaatttcttaatctccatttcaaatcaaaatcagacaaacaatTTGAAACCGAGGGAGTATTAAGCAAGAGATATCGAAGGACAAAGAATGTTACCTGTATAATACCCTCATGATCACCTCTTGAATGTCCTTCCTCAGCTGATGACCAAGTACCATGCCAGTGAGTTCCATCAGACATCCAAGTAGCTTTAGGGACCTTGATGGGTTcagagagatcctctccaagtTCCACCTGTTTTCTTTTAGCCCTCAACTCCTGTTGGGTGTTGTAAGCATCTGATCGTCGCCTTATTGACTCAGGCAAGGCATTTATCCTCACCTTGAATTCATCATATTCCCTCTTCACCCTTCTTCTGTCCCTAACAAAGTCAAGTTTCACTTTGTTTTTCAGTGGATCACGCTTTTGCCCAAAGTATGACTCAGGATTTCTGGGTTCTATCTTATGTTTTTTACAGAAGGGAACCCATATTCTTGCAAAGCTAGCAGCTTCTGCAAGAGCCTCAAATGTCACCAAGGAACCTCCATCATCTGATAAGTAACATGCCACCTTTTCAACAGGATAATCAACAGCAAGAATGGAAAGGATTGTGTTTGCAGTGACAAGAGGTGGTTCTTTTTCTGCATCAGCAGTTGAAACAAACACATCAATGCCTGGCAAATCAGACAATCCCTTCGGGTTTCGAAGGTTTGGTCCTGAACTTTCAAACCTTTCTTTCAATACAGAGAGGTCAGTGATTCTTCTAACAGGGCAGAGCTTTGGCAACTGATCAAGAAGCCAAGATATTGCAAACCAAACCTCACACACTACTGACATTATCCATAACCACAGTGCTTCATGATTTGGATGAGAAATCCTCCATGTCAAGAAACAAGCCAACGCACCAAGACGAAGAACCATGAGCAACCTGCATAATTAACATTCatacatcaaattcaaatcttGATACTGATTCATATATTTTCTCATTTGAAATCAAAGCAGTCACAATTAGCAAATGACTATCTTCTATAATCTTTCGATATGTTATTGTCTAACCATGCctcaactaaaaatttaaatggagaatttattcaatttattatGTTTGAACATGATGTGGAGCTAGAAATTCATACAAGGCAATTCAAAACTTTATTAGAGTTGTCACACCTAGAAATTAGACTTGTGATCTAAGTCAATTTTTGAACCCCTTATTATTGTACTAGAATATTTCTTGTGTCAAGGGGATTCAACTGTTCATATATAACCAACGATATTTGTTTTTACCCTATTTGTACAGTATAATATTCCGACAAAGAGAATTCAACTGAACCCCCTTGGCTCCCTTTAGCTCTGCCAATGGAACACTAACACCTCGCGTGTGGATATGATACCTTTGTCTTGGCCAAGTAGAAATATATTCTTTTAGGTGGCAACTAGACCTGAAATGAGGATATTTGCCTCCTTTGGTACTACTTTGAAGTGTGTGGACTGTTTCACTAAAATGTTAAGCTATTAGAGAAAGAACACTTCTATTGTAAGATCTATTTCTGTTTGTGGGTGGCAATTAACTAAAAGCTAAACTATTAAAGAGAGAACACTTCTACTGTAAGATCTTTTCTATTGTTTCAACTATTCAGCAA
It encodes the following:
- the LOC125871099 gene encoding cellulose synthase-like protein D5, which gives rise to MGLIDSQSLSSPVKITVTSSPTGGCHGLTSPIRRHSLSTNPNSPLSGKGLRGSSGGRYLSMSKESTDEFVAYTVHIPPTPDNRTVADSQNSPVGVGSSRKSYGYGNPSDGYIKDTIFTGGFNSATKAHVRKSSEEEPMVMKCKTMCQMDGCDEKKAEERCECGYVICRECYLDCVGFDGGHCPGCKESYKGISDDESDEPRSEAKDQANPLPSRGRGGRMEKNFSLVQSFKNPNQDFDHTRWLFETKGTYGYGNALWPSDGHEFGRGLDRSENPPDFSDRRNRPLTRKVGISAAIISPYRLLMVLRLGALACFLTWRISHPNHEALWLWIMSVVCEVWFAISWLLDQLPKLCPVRRITDLSVLKERFESSGPNLRNPKGLSDLPGIDVFVSTADAEKEPPLVTANTILSILAVDYPVEKVACYLSDDGGSLVTFEALAEAASFARIWVPFCKKHKIEPRNPESYFGQKRDPLKNKVKLDFVRDRRRVKREYDEFKVRINALPESIRRRSDAYNTQQELRAKRKQVELGEDLSEPIKVPKATWMSDGTHWHGTWSSAEEGHSRGDHEGIIQIMLVPPNAEPLYGNEADEKNMIDTTDVDVRLPMLVYVSREKRPGFDHNKKAGAMNALVRASAIMSNGAFILNLDCDHYIYNSLALREGMCFMLDKGGDRICYVQFPQRFEGVDPNDRYANHNTVFFDVGMRALDGLQGPMYVGTGCIFRRIALYGFSPPRATEHRGWFGSRKTRKLLRKPNIQKDQEDDEMFLPMIGNKDDEEEVSRSLLTKQFGNSIPLVDSIAVAEFGGRLLHELRGKGCQGRPAGSLAVHREPLDASALAEAVGVISCYYEDKTEWGNRVGWIYGSITEDVVTGYRMHNRGWRSIYCVTKRDAFRGTAPINLTDRLIQVLRWATGSVEIFFSRNNALFASPRMKFLQRVAYFNVGMYPFTSIFLLVYCLLPALSLFSGKFIVQSLNVTFLVFLLAITITLCMLALLEIKWSGITLHDWWRNEQFWLIGGTSAHPAAVIQGLLKVIAGVDISFTLTSKSAAPDDGEDEFAELYEFRWTVLMIPPITIILINMIAIAVGTFRTVYSPFPQWSKLLGGVFFSFWVLSHLYPFAKGLMGKRGKVPTIVFLWSALICIVISLLAVYVYPPSGHQDFSSFQFP